The following coding sequences are from one Canis lupus baileyi chromosome 23, mCanLup2.hap1, whole genome shotgun sequence window:
- the RHOG gene encoding rho-related GTP-binding protein RhoG: MQSIKCVVVGDGAVGKTCLLICYTTNAFPKEYIPTVFDNYSAQSAVDGRTVNLNLWDTAGQEEYDRLRTLSYPQTNVFVICFSIASPPSYENVRHKWHPEVCHHCPDVPILLVGTKKDLRAQPDTLRRLKEQGQAPITPQQGQALAKQIHAVRYLECSALQQDGVKEVFAEAVRAVLNPTPIKRGRSCVLL; the protein is encoded by the coding sequence ATGCAGAGCATCAAGTGTGTGGTGGTGGGCGATGGGGCTGTGGGCAAGACGTGCCTGCTCATCTGCTACACAACTAATGCCTTCCCCAAGGAATACATCCCCACGGTGTTCGACAATTACAGTGCCCAGAGCGCAGTTGATGGGCGTACGGTGAACCTGAACCTGTGGGACACAGCGGGCCAGGAGGAGTACGACCGACTCCGCACACTCTCCTACCCTCAGACCAACGTCTTTGTCATCTGTTTCTCCATTGCCAGTCCGCCCTCCTACGAGAATGTGCGGCACAAGTGGCATCCAGAGGTGTGCCACCACTGCCCTGATGTGCCCATCCTCCTAGTGGGCACCAAGAAGGACCTGAGAGCCCAGCCTGACACCCTACGGCGCCTTAAGGAGCAGGGCCAGGCACCTATCACACCGCAGCAGGGCCAGGCCCTGGCCAAGCAGATCCATGCTGTGCGCTACCTCGAGTGCTCAGCCCTGCAGCAGGACGGCGTCAAGGAAGTGTTTGCTGAGGCTGTCCGGGCTGTGCTCAACCCCACGCCCATCAAGCGTGGGCGGTCCTGTGTCCTCTTGTGA